In Thermococcus camini, a genomic segment contains:
- a CDS encoding alpha-amylase, with amino-acid sequence MARKVLVAILVLLVFLSVSAVPAKAETLENGGVIMQAFYWDVPGGGIWWDTIAQKIPDWASAGISAIWIPPASKGMSGGYSMGYDPYDYFDLGEYYQKGTVETRFGSKQELVNMINTAHSYGMKVIADIVINHRAGGDLEWNPFVNDYTWTDFSKVASGKYTANYLDFHPNEVKCCDEGTFGSYPDIAHEKSWDQYWLWASQESYAAYLRSIGIDAWRFDYVKGYGAWVVKDWLSWWGGWAVGEYWDTNVDALLNWAYNSNAKVFDFPLYYKMDEAFDNNNIPALVDALRYGQTVVSRDPFKAVTFVANHDTDIIWNKYPAYAFILTYEGQPVIFYRDYEEWLNKDRLRNLIWIHDHLAGGSTDIVYYDSDELIFVRNGYGDKPGLITYINLGSSKVGRWVYVPKFAGSCIHEYTGNLGGWVDKYVSSSGWVYLEAPAHDPANGQYGYSVWSYCGVG; translated from the coding sequence ATGGCCAGAAAGGTGTTGGTGGCAATTCTAGTACTTCTGGTCTTTCTCAGCGTCTCGGCGGTTCCGGCGAAGGCGGAAACCCTTGAGAACGGCGGCGTCATAATGCAGGCCTTCTACTGGGACGTCCCAGGCGGGGGAATCTGGTGGGACACGATAGCCCAGAAGATACCGGACTGGGCGAGCGCAGGGATTTCGGCGATATGGATTCCCCCTGCGAGCAAGGGCATGAGCGGCGGCTATTCCATGGGCTACGACCCCTACGACTACTTCGACCTCGGCGAGTACTACCAGAAGGGGACGGTAGAAACGAGATTCGGCTCGAAGCAGGAACTGGTGAACATGATAAACACCGCCCACTCTTACGGCATGAAGGTGATAGCGGACATCGTGATAAACCACCGCGCCGGCGGCGACCTGGAGTGGAACCCCTTCGTGAACGACTACACCTGGACCGACTTCTCAAAGGTCGCGTCGGGCAAGTACACGGCCAACTACCTTGACTTCCACCCCAACGAGGTCAAGTGCTGCGACGAAGGGACCTTCGGGAGCTATCCTGACATCGCCCACGAGAAGAGCTGGGATCAGTACTGGCTCTGGGCCAGCCAAGAGAGCTACGCCGCCTATCTCAGGAGCATCGGCATCGACGCCTGGCGCTTCGACTACGTCAAGGGTTATGGAGCGTGGGTCGTCAAGGACTGGCTCAGCTGGTGGGGAGGCTGGGCCGTCGGAGAGTACTGGGACACCAACGTCGATGCACTCCTGAACTGGGCATACAACAGCAACGCCAAGGTCTTCGACTTCCCGCTCTACTACAAGATGGACGAGGCCTTCGATAACAACAACATCCCTGCCCTCGTTGATGCCCTCAGATACGGTCAAACAGTGGTCAGCCGCGACCCGTTCAAGGCGGTGACTTTCGTGGCAAACCACGACACCGACATAATCTGGAACAAGTATCCAGCTTATGCGTTTATCCTCACCTACGAGGGTCAGCCCGTCATATTCTACCGCGACTACGAGGAGTGGCTCAACAAGGACAGGCTCAGGAACCTCATCTGGATACACGACCACCTCGCCGGGGGAAGCACCGACATAGTCTACTACGACAGCGACGAGCTTATTTTCGTGAGAAACGGCTACGGGGACAAGCCGGGACTGATAACCTACATCAACCTCGGCTCAAGCAAGGTCGGAAGGTGGGTCTACGTCCCGAAGTTCGCCGGCTCCTGCATACACGAGTACACCGGCAACCTCGGCGGCTGGGTGGACAAGTACGTCTCCTCCAGCGGCTGGGTCTACCTCGAGGCCCCTGCCCACGACCCGGCCAATGGCCAGTATGGCTACTCCGTCTGGAGCTACTGTGGGGTGGGCTGA
- a CDS encoding ArsR family transcriptional regulator, with product MAKVKVITDPEVIKLMLEDTRRKILGLLRNKEMTISQLSEILGKTPQTIYHHIEKLKEAGLVEVKRTEMKGNLVEKYYGRTADAFYINMYLGDEELRYFARSRLKIKLEIFKALGYEFDDDELLNTMDELLKKEHEFKTEISKEIEANEEALKDFSNEDIIHAIEWLAMARMGRDEETLALLKKLGEILKK from the coding sequence ATGGCGAAAGTGAAGGTCATAACCGACCCAGAAGTCATAAAGCTGATGCTTGAGGACACGAGAAGGAAGATACTCGGACTGCTCCGCAACAAGGAGATGACCATCTCCCAGCTCAGCGAGATACTGGGGAAGACGCCCCAGACGATATACCACCACATCGAGAAGCTCAAGGAAGCCGGCCTGGTCGAGGTAAAGAGGACGGAGATGAAGGGCAACCTGGTGGAGAAGTACTACGGAAGGACCGCCGATGCGTTCTACATCAACATGTACCTCGGCGATGAGGAGTTGAGGTACTTCGCCCGCTCAAGGCTCAAGATAAAGCTGGAGATATTCAAGGCCCTTGGCTATGAGTTCGATGACGACGAGCTGCTCAATACGATGGATGAGCTCCTCAAAAAGGAGCACGAGTTCAAGACGGAGATATCCAAGGAGATCGAGGCCAACGAAGAGGCGCTTAAGGACTTCTCCAACGAGGACATAATCCACGCCATCGAGTGGCTGGCCATGGCCAGGATGGGCCGCGACGAGGAGACCCTGGCGCTCTTGAAGAAGCTGGGAGAAATACTTAAAAAATGA
- a CDS encoding ArsR/SmtB family transcription factor — protein MREVLIITEPEKVKVLSEETRFRILQLLRERPMTINELSDALGKDRTTVYRHIKTLERAGLVEEIEAHGNERVYSRAARLFLIKADPDENIEKFRQAYLQVEAEKLVQILEKAGFKIKNRTELVKLAKEVLDEIEINSQPVLKRISQAGIELTEIELFHLLNMLVFMQSCELCGKAQEVRGMIEDD, from the coding sequence GTGAGGGAAGTTTTGATAATCACAGAGCCCGAGAAGGTGAAGGTGCTCTCAGAAGAGACGCGCTTCAGGATTCTCCAGCTCCTCAGAGAGAGACCCATGACCATAAACGAACTGAGTGACGCCCTGGGAAAGGACAGAACAACAGTCTACCGCCATATCAAGACCCTGGAGAGAGCAGGACTCGTTGAAGAAATAGAAGCCCACGGAAACGAGAGGGTCTACTCCAGGGCCGCCAGGCTGTTCCTCATCAAGGCAGACCCGGACGAGAACATAGAGAAGTTCAGACAGGCGTACCTCCAGGTAGAGGCCGAGAAGCTCGTTCAGATCCTAGAGAAAGCGGGTTTCAAGATAAAGAACCGGACAGAGCTGGTAAAACTCGCCAAAGAGGTCCTGGACGAGATAGAGATCAACTCCCAGCCAGTTCTCAAGAGGATATCCCAGGCGGGGATAGAGCTGACAGAGATAGAGCTCTTCCACCTCCTCAACATGCTCGTCTTCATGCAGAGCTGCGAGCTGTGCGGAAAGGCCCAAGAGGTCCGAGGGATGATTGAAGACGACTGA
- a CDS encoding DUF211 domain-containing protein, which produces MAKGIRLLVLDVLKPHQPMVTELALGLSELDGVDGVNITLVEIDKETENVKITMAGDNLDYDEIVRTIEEFGGVVHSIDMVAAGRKIVEEGETPQDKLEEY; this is translated from the coding sequence ATGGCGAAGGGCATAAGACTTCTTGTCCTGGACGTGCTTAAGCCACATCAGCCGATGGTGACGGAGCTGGCGCTCGGACTCAGCGAGCTCGACGGGGTCGATGGCGTCAACATAACGCTGGTGGAGATAGACAAGGAGACGGAGAACGTCAAGATAACGATGGCCGGCGACAACCTCGACTACGACGAGATAGTCAGGACGATAGAGGAGTTTGGAGGAGTCGTCCACAGCATAGACATGGTTGCAGCGGGTAGGAAGATCGTTGAGGAGGGAGAAACCCCCCAGGACAAACTGGAGGAGTACTGA
- a CDS encoding tryptophan--tRNA ligase: MDDFKVTPWDVEGVVDYAKLIEEFGTSPLTDELIEKTAELTKSELPIYFRRRFFFSHRDYDKVLADYESGKGFFLYTGRGPSGPMHIGHIIPFFATKWLQEKFGVNLYIQITDDEKFLFKEKLTFDDTKRWAYDNILDIIAVGFDPDKTFIFQDSEFTKIYEMAIPIAKKINYSMARAVFGFTEQSKIGMIFYPAIQAAPTFFERKRCLIPAAIDQDPYWRLQRDFAESLGYYKTAAIHSKFVPGLMGLEGKMSASKPETAVYLTDDPEEAGKKIWKYALTGGRATAKEQREKGGQPEKCVVFKWFEIFFEPDDKKLMERYHACKSGELLCGQCKRELIERVQEFLKEHQKKRKEAEKKVEKFKYTGELAREQWDKSIPEPLRV; this comes from the coding sequence ATGGACGACTTTAAGGTCACCCCATGGGACGTTGAGGGTGTTGTGGACTACGCGAAGCTGATAGAGGAGTTCGGAACCAGTCCGCTGACGGACGAGCTGATAGAGAAGACCGCAGAGCTGACGAAGAGCGAACTGCCGATATACTTCAGGAGGAGGTTCTTCTTCTCCCACAGGGACTACGACAAGGTTCTGGCTGATTACGAGAGTGGAAAGGGCTTCTTCCTGTACACGGGGAGGGGTCCGAGCGGCCCGATGCACATAGGCCACATCATTCCATTCTTCGCCACAAAGTGGCTCCAGGAGAAGTTCGGCGTCAACCTCTACATCCAGATAACGGACGACGAGAAGTTCCTCTTCAAGGAGAAGCTCACCTTCGACGACACCAAGAGATGGGCCTACGACAACATCCTTGACATCATAGCTGTCGGCTTCGATCCGGACAAGACCTTCATCTTCCAGGACAGCGAGTTCACCAAGATATACGAGATGGCGATACCGATAGCGAAGAAGATAAACTACTCGATGGCCCGTGCTGTTTTTGGCTTCACGGAGCAGAGCAAGATTGGGATGATATTCTACCCGGCGATTCAGGCGGCGCCGACCTTCTTTGAGAGGAAGCGCTGTCTCATTCCAGCGGCTATAGACCAGGATCCGTACTGGAGGCTCCAGAGGGACTTTGCAGAGAGCCTCGGCTACTACAAGACCGCTGCCATTCACTCCAAGTTCGTGCCAGGCCTCATGGGCCTTGAGGGCAAGATGAGCGCCTCAAAGCCTGAAACAGCAGTTTACCTCACCGACGACCCGGAGGAGGCGGGTAAGAAGATATGGAAGTATGCTTTAACCGGAGGCAGGGCAACCGCAAAGGAGCAGCGCGAGAAGGGCGGCCAGCCGGAGAAGTGCGTCGTCTTCAAGTGGTTCGAGATATTCTTTGAGCCGGACGACAAGAAGCTCATGGAGCGCTACCACGCGTGCAAGAGCGGTGAGCTACTCTGCGGCCAGTGCAAGCGCGAGCTGATTGAGAGGGTTCAGGAGTTCCTGAAGGAGCACCAGAAGAAGCGCAAAGAAGCGGAAAAGAAGGTCGAGAAGTTCAAGTACACCGGCGAACTGGCGAGGGAGCAGTGGGATAAATCAATTCCGGAGCCGCTGAGGGTTTAG
- a CDS encoding acetate--CoA ligase family protein produces the protein MEAPKLDFLFYPKSVAVIGASNVPGKVGNAIMRSITLRYDGKVYAVNVKGGEVEVNGKRFKVYRSIKEIPDEVDVAVIAVPAKFVPDVIDECGEKGVKGAVVISAGFKEAGRAELEEELVKRARKWGIRLVGPNCLGVTNLENGFDCNFNPPERQARPAFGKVAFMSQSGAFGAAILDWAASHKIGMSKFISLGNMADLDESDFIAYLGQDEKTGVITGYIEGVKDGRKFFNVAKEVTLRKPIIILKAGRTEAGAKAAASHTGSLAGSYKIYEAAFEQTGVLSAKSMRQLFNYAKALAMQKPARGNRVAIVTNGGGAGVMMSDGLLERGMKLAELSDETNERFRKDIEEGKLPHHMSYRNPIDVIGDAPSSRYEIAMRYALEDPNVDVLVVIALFQSPALDEGIVEAMERMQAYGKPIVFVAPGGDYPHKMARNIELKGVPVYETVEDGVDAVYALVKYGEWLRENGKL, from the coding sequence ATGGAGGCTCCAAAGCTCGATTTCCTGTTTTATCCAAAGAGCGTCGCGGTCATCGGGGCGTCAAACGTCCCTGGAAAGGTTGGAAACGCCATAATGCGCTCGATAACTCTTCGCTACGATGGAAAGGTCTACGCGGTAAACGTCAAGGGCGGCGAGGTCGAGGTCAACGGGAAGCGCTTTAAAGTTTACAGGAGCATTAAGGAGATACCTGACGAGGTTGATGTTGCAGTCATAGCGGTTCCGGCGAAGTTCGTTCCCGACGTCATTGACGAGTGCGGCGAGAAGGGCGTTAAAGGGGCTGTTGTCATCTCCGCCGGCTTCAAAGAGGCCGGAAGGGCCGAGCTTGAGGAGGAACTCGTTAAGCGCGCCAGGAAGTGGGGAATAAGGCTCGTCGGCCCGAACTGTCTCGGCGTGACGAACCTCGAGAACGGCTTTGACTGCAACTTCAACCCGCCGGAGAGGCAGGCCAGGCCAGCCTTCGGAAAGGTCGCCTTCATGAGCCAGAGTGGAGCGTTCGGCGCTGCAATCCTCGACTGGGCCGCCAGCCACAAGATAGGAATGAGCAAGTTCATCAGCCTCGGCAACATGGCAGATTTAGATGAGAGCGACTTCATAGCCTACCTCGGCCAGGATGAGAAGACCGGAGTTATCACCGGCTACATCGAGGGCGTCAAGGACGGTAGGAAGTTCTTCAACGTCGCCAAGGAGGTCACCCTCAGGAAGCCCATCATCATCCTCAAGGCCGGCAGGACCGAGGCCGGAGCTAAGGCAGCTGCTTCCCACACCGGTTCTCTGGCAGGCTCCTACAAGATATACGAGGCCGCGTTCGAGCAGACTGGTGTTCTGAGCGCCAAGAGCATGCGCCAGCTCTTCAACTACGCGAAGGCCTTAGCCATGCAGAAGCCGGCCAGAGGAAACCGCGTGGCCATAGTCACCAACGGCGGTGGAGCGGGAGTCATGATGAGCGACGGCCTGCTCGAAAGGGGAATGAAGCTCGCCGAGCTGAGCGATGAGACCAACGAGCGCTTTAGGAAGGACATCGAGGAAGGCAAGCTCCCGCACCACATGTCCTACAGAAACCCGATTGATGTCATAGGCGATGCCCCGTCGAGCCGCTATGAGATAGCCATGCGCTATGCCCTCGAAGACCCGAACGTCGATGTCCTCGTCGTCATAGCGCTCTTCCAGAGCCCAGCCCTCGATGAGGGAATCGTTGAGGCCATGGAGAGAATGCAAGCTTACGGCAAGCCGATAGTCTTTGTCGCTCCAGGTGGAGACTATCCGCATAAGATGGCCAGGAACATCGAGCTCAAGGGCGTTCCCGTCTACGAGACCGTCGAGGACGGCGTCGATGCGGTCTACGCCCTCGTCAAGTACGGCGAGTGGCTGAGGGAGAATGGAAAACTTTAA
- a CDS encoding [protein ADP-ribosylglutamate] hydrolase, which produces MPSFEIVRGDITRFPAEAIVNAANRYLEHGGGVAYAIAKAAAGNVDEYIRISKDAMKKQLGKSSIEHGEVVVTPPMRLEKFGIKYVIHTVGPYCGGKWDEDKKGKLRKAILGALRKAEELGVKTIAFPAISAGIYGCPLEEVVRTFKEVVEGFSKGARSVEKVYLVLYSGDAYRTALSVFGLNRMSKML; this is translated from the coding sequence ATGCCCTCCTTTGAGATTGTCCGCGGGGACATAACCCGCTTTCCGGCGGAGGCCATAGTGAACGCGGCCAACCGCTATCTGGAGCACGGTGGTGGCGTGGCCTATGCCATAGCGAAGGCCGCCGCGGGAAACGTTGATGAATACATCCGGATAAGCAAAGATGCTATGAAAAAACAGCTGGGAAAGAGCTCAATTGAGCACGGCGAGGTTGTCGTAACTCCTCCTATGAGGCTCGAAAAGTTTGGGATCAAATACGTCATTCACACGGTCGGGCCATACTGCGGTGGAAAATGGGACGAGGACAAAAAGGGGAAGCTCAGGAAGGCCATTCTCGGCGCCTTGAGAAAAGCGGAAGAGCTCGGTGTCAAAACCATAGCCTTCCCGGCCATTAGCGCTGGCATCTACGGCTGTCCTTTGGAGGAGGTCGTGAGGACGTTCAAGGAGGTTGTGGAGGGGTTCTCGAAGGGAGCGAGGAGTGTGGAGAAGGTCTATCTCGTGCTGTACTCGGGGGACGCATACCGGACTGCGTTAAGTGTTTTTGGGTTGAATCGAATGTCAAAAATGTTATAA
- a CDS encoding fumarylacetoacetate hydrolase family protein, which yields MVRLPFRDTYYEIRPSKIVALAKNYAEHAKEMKGNVPERPVFFLKPPSALIGPGEPIILPRMSKRVDHEVELAVIIGKRGRRIPREKAFDYILGYTILLDITARDLQAEAREKGLPWTIAKGFDTFAPVGPRVVDRRELNIADLEIGLKVNGQLRQLGRTSEMVFKVPEIIEYISTIMTLEPGDIIATGTPAGIGPLRHGDRVEAWIEGIGKVEFDVLAEGSILC from the coding sequence ATGGTGCGCCTCCCCTTCCGTGACACGTACTACGAAATCAGGCCGAGCAAGATAGTGGCCCTTGCCAAGAACTACGCAGAACACGCTAAAGAGATGAAGGGCAATGTCCCTGAAAGGCCGGTCTTCTTCCTCAAACCACCGAGTGCACTGATAGGGCCCGGCGAGCCGATAATACTGCCGAGGATGAGCAAAAGGGTTGACCACGAGGTTGAGCTGGCGGTGATAATCGGGAAGCGCGGGAGGAGAATCCCGAGGGAAAAGGCGTTCGATTATATCCTCGGCTACACGATACTCCTTGACATAACGGCGAGGGACCTTCAGGCCGAGGCGAGGGAGAAGGGTCTCCCATGGACGATAGCGAAGGGCTTTGACACCTTTGCCCCGGTCGGGCCGAGGGTGGTTGACAGGCGCGAGCTGAACATAGCAGACCTTGAAATCGGCCTCAAGGTGAACGGCCAACTCAGGCAACTCGGAAGGACGAGCGAGATGGTCTTCAAGGTCCCGGAGATAATCGAATACATCTCGACCATAATGACACTCGAACCCGGCGACATAATAGCGACCGGAACCCCGGCCGGAATAGGCCCGCTCAGGCACGGCGACAGGGTTGAGGCGTGGATTGAGGGAATCGGGAAAGTTGAATTCGACGTTCTGGCCGAGGGCTCGATACTCTGCTGA
- a CDS encoding NAD(P)H-hydrate dehydratase, translating to MRIEDVYIWDINAKWLGITPYQLMENAGAGVARVIEERFGKGLRVAVFSGTGNNGGDGFVTARHLSFENDVTLFLVGDETKIRSEEARHNWETLKGLDFVKIKVLKDSAYIKALDLSGFDVIVDALLGAGTKGEPREPIRSAIEKINEYAGRAKIVSVDLPSGYPSGVRVNADFAVTFQWDKEEYEGFERVVVKIGYPKELYHLVGPGDAKFALRKKGEHKGQNGKLLIIGGSSSYYGAPYLASKGASYLVDLVYLAMPSEPAKRISDPDLILRPVEGRNFSPGHVDELLSIAEKADAVVLGPGIGLAEETKEFVREFVKRCEKPMVIDADALKAVAEDLGVLKGKTFVLTPHTGEFKVLFGVKPEGSLGEKAKLVGEKAGEVGGVILLKGAYDIISDGKTWKYNRTGNRGMTTGGTGDVLAGLVGALLALGNEPLRAASAGAFLNGLAGDMVKGELGENFTALEVAKKVPKAVRWVVEF from the coding sequence ATGCGAATTGAGGACGTTTACATCTGGGACATCAACGCCAAGTGGCTCGGCATAACTCCTTACCAGCTCATGGAGAACGCCGGAGCGGGTGTTGCCAGAGTTATAGAGGAGCGCTTTGGAAAGGGGCTGAGGGTAGCGGTTTTCTCCGGGACCGGCAACAACGGCGGCGACGGCTTTGTAACAGCGAGACACCTCAGCTTCGAGAACGACGTTACTCTCTTCCTCGTCGGAGATGAGACGAAGATAAGGAGCGAAGAAGCGAGACACAACTGGGAGACACTCAAGGGCCTGGACTTTGTGAAGATCAAAGTCCTCAAGGACTCGGCATACATTAAAGCCCTTGATTTGTCTGGCTTTGACGTTATCGTCGACGCCCTCCTCGGGGCCGGCACAAAGGGCGAGCCGCGCGAGCCGATACGCTCTGCAATAGAGAAGATTAACGAATACGCGGGAAGGGCGAAGATAGTCAGCGTTGACCTGCCGAGCGGTTATCCAAGTGGAGTTCGCGTCAATGCCGACTTCGCGGTGACCTTCCAGTGGGACAAGGAGGAGTATGAAGGCTTCGAGCGCGTTGTGGTTAAGATAGGTTATCCGAAGGAGCTCTACCACCTCGTTGGCCCCGGTGATGCGAAGTTCGCTTTAAGGAAGAAGGGCGAGCACAAGGGGCAGAACGGTAAACTGCTCATCATCGGTGGGAGTTCCAGCTATTACGGTGCTCCTTACCTTGCTTCCAAGGGGGCGAGCTACCTCGTCGATTTGGTTTACTTAGCGATGCCCTCCGAACCGGCGAAACGGATAAGCGACCCCGATCTGATACTCAGGCCAGTTGAGGGAAGAAACTTCTCGCCGGGGCACGTTGATGAGCTCCTGAGCATAGCTGAAAAGGCCGATGCCGTCGTCCTCGGCCCGGGAATCGGTCTCGCTGAGGAAACGAAGGAGTTCGTCAGGGAATTTGTAAAGCGCTGCGAAAAGCCGATGGTCATAGATGCCGATGCCCTGAAGGCAGTGGCCGAGGACTTGGGTGTTCTCAAGGGCAAGACCTTCGTCCTAACTCCCCACACCGGTGAGTTTAAGGTTCTCTTTGGGGTGAAGCCGGAAGGCTCCCTCGGAGAGAAAGCCAAGCTCGTAGGGGAGAAAGCCGGAGAAGTTGGGGGAGTAATTCTTCTCAAAGGTGCTTACGACATCATAAGCGACGGGAAAACCTGGAAGTACAACAGAACCGGTAACAGGGGCATGACCACCGGGGGAACCGGGGACGTTTTAGCGGGCCTCGTTGGAGCACTCCTTGCACTCGGCAACGAGCCGCTAAGGGCCGCTTCCGCTGGCGCTTTCCTCAACGGCCTCGCCGGGGACATGGTGAAGGGGGAACTCGGCGAGAACTTCACCGCTTTGGAGGTCGCGAAGAAAGTGCCAAAAGCTGTTAGATGGGTGGTGGAGTTCTGA